The Fusarium fujikuroi IMI 58289 draft genome, chromosome FFUJ_chr01 sequence TCCATGTCGTGATTAGCTCCATCTAGAAACCGGCTTCTCTGTGTGCATGGTTAGCtggcctcggggagcaagaaaacgcAGGACCTTAATATGGGCTGTCAAAATAAATTGAGTAAAAGGCAATTCAAACTTAGTAGAGAtaccctaaacttatgctaagttacctaagtctttttgtcatctaggATTGAAGTCCTGaattttctttcctcctctagGTAGGCTGGATCCTCGTTTCTGACTTGCATTTACCCTGGAGCTTTCAACACCCTATTAGGGATATTTAGACAGCATTATGATGAAAGACATCCCCAGGTCTGCTGATTTCCCTGTGATAGATCGAGATGAGGCGGACAGGCTTTCGAATTTTTGCTATACTGTTCGGTTCGACTCTTTTTGAATATGCTTCTTCAGGCTTAACTAGTGCCAGGTGTTCAATATGACGCCTCAACCGCAGTATATCAGACACCAGGTTTTGTTCAGAGTTCATTACTCAACGTCAAGGAACGGTAAATCTGAGCTGGATCTGGGGGTATAAGCTCGAGGTATTTGCTAAAAGTTAGCCTGAGATTGTAAACTGCTATCAAGCTATAGTAGTGATCAGCTGCACCAGAAGCAACTACATCTTGGAACAGTAATGGCATATGCAATGCAACTGGTATAAGTCTCGAAAGCTCTATTCTAAATATACCTACACCGTCCCCACACGTCAAGATCCATTCAAAACATATAGTCTTCCCGTCCCCTGTCGGTGCTTGCTAGGTAAGAGCATCCAATGGGGGTAGAGCTCATGTGagactaggtacctatagACTGAGGTATCTATGTGGTTCTTCTCATCTATTTACTTcgcttatattaaataccaGGCTATTGCCTAGCAATGAACCCCGGCAGATCGTGTTCTTCGATCATAAGCATTGACTTATCCGCCATCCTCGAACTCGTCTCGGTTGCTGATCCACCCAAGAAACCATCCCATATCTTCTGCATCACGTTATCTGTGCTCAACAACTTACTTCCCTTCAAAGCCTCCTCATCCTTTTCGCCTACGACCAGCAGGACCTTCTTCGCAGCAGGAAAACCATCGACAACGTGCCACAAGCATCCAAACACCTGATCACTTTCCTGCTCCGCGTAGCCGAGCTCCGAGAGTACGCAGGCGAGATGCTTGACCCTGCGGGTGTCTTCCCGTCGTAAGAAATACACCATTGCCGAGTTGAAGCCGTAGATGTCATACGCCTCCAGTTCACCTGCAAGATATACAGCGTCAAGGGCGAAATTGAACCACACGCGAGGCGGTTCAGATACGGGCGTATCTGAAAGGAGCTTGGATATGCGCCAGCCAAAGGCAAGCTCATAATGCTGCAAGGCTAGATATCGCGCCTCACGGTTGATGTGCAACAATACAGGCACCGATCTGCCATGAGACCGCTGATTTAGCTCACCAAGTCTTTGGTCAAGCCGTTCGTCGCGCTGAAGACAGCAGACGACGATAATGCGGGGTTGAATGAGGCATGACCATATTCGTAGACGCAGCTCAGGCGGTAGTTGTGCGAATTGAGGAAATGCGGTGAGAGTGGATGACGAGTTGACTTTTGAGGAGAGACCATCATCAAAAGTGCGAAACTCGAGCCAAAACGTCGGATTTGGGCTCTGCTCTTCCTCGGTACTGATATCGCTCATATTTATTATTGGTTACAAGGGTATCGGTCAATCGGTTCAAAAAGGTGGCCTAGACGATACGATATGAGCTGATTGCAGAGGATTCAAAAGAATGACAAAGCGAATGATCTGTGATGGTTAGTGgggtgaagtgaagtgaagaaaagagagtgTTTCCCTGCAATAATTCCTAGATTCAAGGTCAGGCCATTTATCTCCGCGAACTTCCACTATCTCGGCGAATCACTGTTTGGTTTCAAATTGGATCCAGATACGCGCAAGCCGTTGGTGATTCGCGGATACGAACATTCATCTTCGTCCCTCGGCGATTTCAAAGAAATTTGATTCTGGTACTCATTCAATCGCAAAGCCCTTCGAAACTTAGcttcttatataatttaaattattcGATTATCTCCTTACCGAGAGTGATGCCGCCTGGGAACCTCTCCTACCCCTTCACCAGTGGCTAGGGGAAAGACCCATAGTTGAGAGAAGCTCGAcatatattcttatatctatagaaaaTATGAAAGGATTACACGGAACATGACAAATTAGTAACATGAATCACGTTCTGGAACTGTATGCAAATACGACAGTGATGGCTCAATACACCTAAAGGCATGGGCCTGAACGACGATGATTGAGTCTATTTCAGGTCTATATTCATATAGGAAATTCAAAACGCTAAATCATGCCCAACTCTAGCATCTTCTACCTGCTTGAAGCTTCATCTCTCGACCTTCCCAGGGGCTTATACCTGATGGGAACCCTGTAAGGGTCTGGAGGCGTTGACGCTCTGATCAGAAGCTACAGCTTCTGACCATGCTCCACTATGCGAGCTGTTGAGCCTGTATGcattcttctcgatcttcaaCTTTTCCTGACCTCGTACTAGCTTGAGTAGATACGAACCCTTCACCACGATGTCCGTAGGACCATCCTCTCCAGGGGGACCTTGTCCAAGCTTGACGTTTCCAATGAACCAAGTAATTGGGAATGCCTGATCCTGAATTAGTTCCCATCCAAGAcatgaagaaaaaaaaaccgAAAACTTACCAGTGCGACGAGAGGAGTGACGGCGACAAACGCCCAGACAACACCCATCTTGGCTTGATGAACAGCCTGTTCATCTGCTGCACCACCAGTCGAAGAATGTACGCTGCTTAAGTCGCTATGCGAGTCCAGCCCAGAagtgttgttgaagactGTAGACATGATGGTCAAGCCGATAGTACCACCAAAAGGGATGGCAACTGCCATAAGTCCAATGACGGAGGCGCGCAAGTGTCGAAAAAGACCAATGCCGTGAAGTGGCGAAGCCATGAAACGCATACCACTACCACAACCAACAAGGGCCATCATTCCATAGATGACGCTCAGTCTGTTCGCGTAGATAGCCCATGCAAGGACGCCCAGACCGACAGCTTCGGTGAGTGTTCCTAGAAAGATACAGGGAAACGTCATGCGAGGCCACTTGTTGCACATGAAGGAGCAGATATAAACACCGACTATGAAGGTATCAGTACGTAGTTCGAGTTGCAAATATCATATGGAACGAACCTCCAAGACCAGGGACAAAGTAGAGTAGTTGGACACCAGCCTTGTCAGAGTCGTAGCCCTGAAAATCGTTAGCAAGAGAGTCGTGTCCTATTTTGAATAACACTTACTCTGACTGCAATGAAGTAGATGTTACAAAAATAGAGCACCTGAAAAAGTCAGCAAGGGAGCGACCAACGGTAAATGATAATCTCACAGCATACATGCCAATTCCTGTGGCACACTCGCAATAGAAAAGAAGTCCAATATCACGATTTGAGATTAGTTCCCAAGGGAGCATTGCTCTCTGCCAGGGTAGCTTCTCGGCCATGGTATTTCCAGGAGCAAGAAGATACTCCCAGTAGCAGAAAATGCTGGCAAAGATGATACCAAGCACCAGAGGAACAATGACAGCGGGTGATGACCAAGAATATGTCGCACCGCCCCaagtcaaagccaagataacgagaccaaagccaaagatgaaAAGAAGCTGGCCACCAATATCAACAGTCTTGAGTCGAGCGACGAATTTCGTTCGTCGGCCAGTTTCAGCGGTCTCGTTGAGCTCAGGGATGGGCTGAGGACCAAGGAGCTCCTTGCGTAGGACAAAGAAGACTATGATCAGAGCGACGGCGGCAATAGGGAGGTTGATGGCAAAGCACCATCTCCAGTCAGAATTTGTGAGGTACCCTAAGCTGACGTTAGCTGGATTCAAAGAGTAGATACGACTTGGTATGGTCTTACCACCGATGACTGGGCCAAGTCCGTACGAGACACCACCGACGAGTGAGAAGATGGCCCAGTTCTTTGCGTTTTCTTGCAAAGAAACTCTATCAGCAAGAATAGTGCGAACAACGACATTGAGGCCAGCCGCAGCAAGTCCCTGAAATCCGcgaccaagaagcagaacTGGGAAGGCATTCGTAGGGGCCCCAGTGCACAGCGCACTACCGATGAGCATGAGAATAATGGCAGCATTGATAGAAGCATTGCGACCAAACACATCAGCCATTTGAGCCCAGAAGGGGATGAATGCCGCAGATGTGAGGTTGAATGCTGAGACAATCCAGTTGAGCTGTGAGATCTCCCCGAAGTCCGACGCAATCCATGGAAGAGCACTGGCGATGCTGTTTCAAAGTGTCAGTTTCATTCTGCAACTTTCGCATCTTTTCATACATTGTAGAGTCGAGTGCTTGGAGAGCAAAGGGTGCCACTAGGCCTAGGATAATCTTCCATCGATATATCCTTGCAGCCTTCTTTTCTGATGCACATGCAGCACATTTCCCCGACGTAGATTCATACGCTTCCATATGTCGACATTGCGGTTGCTGAGGTGCATGCTTCGTAGCGTCAGATCCCGTTTCTTGCAATTCCATTGGCGCTTGGTTCGTTTGCGCCTGTTTACGCTGCTGATTGGCCTTGATGGCCTTTCGAGCTAACGAGATCATAGTGATATAGAGAATGTAAGAGAAGGTGATCGAGAGCTGTACCAGTCAAAGGCTGAGTTATCGTTCACGGTCGAAGAGATTGAGTGAGTATCTGAGGCATGAAATCTGCTGATATTTATCCATCTCGGAGGCAGCCTGAACAATGTTGGAATCTCCATAATTGCTGATTGTTCGCATTCTCTCCTATCTACATACGTTACAGGTTGCGTAGAGCGTGGGTCGAAAGGGCGAAGCATGCAACTCGCAAAGACAAGCAATCGAATGAGGTTTCCTATTCAAGAGGAATACGAAAAACCAAAGCCAATAAGAAGTGCTAAACTGTCCCAACGCGGTGGGATTATTTGTCCGTAAGTTGATGCGAGATGAGGTTCGTAGGGCTGTGTTTGAACCGGGATGTAATCTCGAATGACTAACTGGAAACGGTTAGTGCAATGCTCGAATCGCTAACTCTTATGGGATATATTGTTCAACAATGTTATGCCGACTCACATGGACATCTCCATACGAGAGCTTCATAATGGATTTTGCCACTATAATTTAACTGTACGGGCTACGGTATATGTAAAGTTAACGCACTCGGAATAGAGAACCATCAATCATCATGGCAGGTTAGTTATGTGTTCAATATTTCAATTTCAAGACACAGGGGATCACAAAACGGCACCATGTAGAGTTTCCAAACTTCCATATGGAGTAAACCATACCAATTGCATTTCAAAAGAAATGTGCCGACGGCCAACCATTTTAACAAATTTGTCGGCGCCGGGGACCGATGCCTCTTTGCCGGCAGCGGACGGAGCGGAGCCGAAGATGGAGGACGGATCCGTGTTTGAGGACAGCCGAGACGCCGGGTGCCCGAAGTGTAAATGACATCATATCATATGGTAGTCTTCAGAGCAAACAGCACAGTAGCACATCGACATATCAACTCATCCGCAGAAGAAGATTGTAATGTGGTTAGTACAGAAAGACAAGGACAGAGCATACTACTCAACTACGCCCTGGGtaagaggcaagaaaatttAAAAACCTTTGATCAGGTAACTGGAAAGTACGGTTCACGGCAACATGGGCAGGTTACCCCACGAGATCCCCCATCTTTCCTCTCCAATTGCCCTCCAAGTTTCCTCAgtcaatcaacaacatctaGAAGCCCTTTCAATACAACAGGACGTCCCTACCAGCCACTCGAATCAAACCAGGTGTTCTTATTTGACCCACTCGCACTGAAACCTCAAAAATCTGGCGTCTGGatgcggctgcggctgcagCTGCGGCGATCCCGCATTCGATGTGTTGCTCTCCACTGCGGGAGCGAGAGAGCCAAGGTGTTGGAGCATAGCGATGACGAAATAAGCTCTATCACTGCCGTCCTTTAGACCGAACCGAAATAGGCCCTGGCTATCGAGCACCAATATTTCTCCGTCGTTATACCCGTTACAGATCCAGACTGCCAAAAACCATCGACAGCCGGGCTCCGTTGGCCCTCGGGAATGCCAAGAGACCCCGGAAAATTACACACCTAGCTTACACAGGCAATCGTAGGTTTCCAGTCTGTCGTTTGCCCATGGCATGTGCTCTGTTCTTGCCGCACACCGAAAACCATCACAAGCTCTTTTAGGCAATTGTCTTTCTTACCCATGGATGGTGGAATAGTAGAAGAATCTGGAGAGCAACAGTTTAAGTATCACAGACGACTTCTAGAAGACAACAAAACTTCTTCTCCACTGTTTAAGaagaaatgaaatgaaatgatgAAAGAATGAGCCTCGCCAGCCATCGTCAGCCTAGACGACAAGTGCGGCACATGATGCTACGATTTGCTGCTCTCCACGAGCTGTCCACTTTAGCTCACCCATGAGAGCTAACCATGGTGCACCACGCACCTCCAAATTCGATAAAGGACACCAGATCATCAGACACAAGCGCTTGACTGTCCCTATGAGACCTCACAATACCGCGTGCATGCAGaaagacagacagacaagcAATCATACAGTACAagtgctttttcttcttcttctggccaCGTGAAAGGACCCCAATTGAGCGGTTTCCCCTCATCATAGCCGCTTACTGAAATCTGGGGTTTGGGGTTATCATCAAGGCTTTTTTGCCTCTTTGATTGCTGGCCGGCCACTCCCCGTTGCGACGTTTGAGGAAGCGTTCGAGATATAGCATAATTCAGCCAGTCAGAAGCAGTCCATTTACCTCCAACTACCTTTGATAGTGGATCCTTTCCGGTCTAGGCTTCGATCTATCAACTCTACCTTGCCGTCACGGTTGTGTCTGGCAATCATATTCTGAACATCCCGTCGTCCGAACCACCAACCTTATCACTTTATTGTTCGGGAAACGTCCGTAACGGTAAAACTCACACTCTGAACCGGCGACGCCTCGAGGCGAACGGTTCTTAGGCTCTAGTTAGTCTAGGCACTACGTAGCCAGGTACTGCACCATCTTCGCTTCTGCACGCCACCCGGTTGTCCTTACAAGATTCATTACTGGGTAGCCTCATTGTCTTCATCCCGGTCTTATCCCCTTATAATCATCACGATACGGACTCCAAATCCGGCACCGATTTCATCTTTACCGGCTCTCGTCTCTCGGGGATTTCTCGCTTTTCTGTACTGAGCCTTCTCTCCTGTTCTGGGTAAGTTCTATGCCAGACCCATTTACCTCGATATTCCCTGATCCCACGTTTCGGCACTGAGCACTTGTTGTTATCGGACTTGCGGAGGCGGTTCATTACTGCCAAATCCCGTCTTGTGCCTTCTTGTCCTATCATAGCCGTCGGCTGTTTTCACTCCCCAAGATGCTCTCCCTCACATTCGGCTACCCCAGTATTCTGTACACTGAGGGTGAAGTTCAGAGGGTGTGCATGGGGTGCATGTAGGGTCCACTTGACTCTTGTCTAAGTCAGCTCGGTCACAGTATCCTGCTTATATCAGAGCCATATGCCCTCTCAACTTGGGCTGGCCTTGGCTATTATATCCATCACTCACCTTATCCCTTTCAAGAAAGCACTTCGTGTTATGCCAGATTACTTTCTACAAGAGGGCTGTCATTACTTCTACCGAACCGCTCTCCGCGGACTCAACATTAGCACAAGCGTGTCACCTCTCTACGCCTAAACTTCGTCTCCATCACCCCCGACTAACACCATGACTCAAGTCCGCACTTtcactcctcctcagcctcttgGAGACAGGCTCTCTGACCCAACTTCTGCTCCAAACCCTGCTGGTTCTACTGTTCCTCGAACTCTTCCCGATATTCCAGAGCTTGCTCAACCACGACGCAATTCTCCCCCCAAACTTAGCGGCGACTATACTCGCGTTCCAATGGCAAACTACAACGAGTCACGGAAAGATGGTGGCATCACCTTCTCTGGGCAGGACAAACTACCCAAGCTTCCCATCCCCGAACTCGAGGCCACCTGCAAGCGGTaccttgaagctctcaagccACTCCAAACGGCCCGGGAACACGCAGAGACACAGCATGCCGTAAACGAATTCCTGAAGAGTGATGGCCCCGACCTACAGGAGAAATTGAAGGCATATGCTCAGGGCAAGACGAGCTACATTGAACAATTCTGTATGTCGAAAAATACATCTGATTTATAGCAAAGCACTAACTTTCACAGGGTATGATTCTTATCTCAACTTTGATAACCCTGTTGTTCTCAACTTGAACCCTTTCTTCTTACTTGAAGATGACCCAACTCCCGCTCGCAATGATCAAGTCACTCGTGCTGCTTCTTTGGTCGTCTCCTCGCTTGAATTCGTTCGTGCAGTACGAAAGGAGGAGCTTGCTccagacaaggtcaagggaACTCCGCTTTGCATGTACCAATTCTCGAGACTCTTTGGCACTGCGCGAGTTCCAACTGAGGAAGGATGCCAAATCGAACAAGATCCTGAGTCGAAGCATATCGTCGTCATGTGTCACGGACAATTCTACTGGTTCGATGTCTTGGATGACAACTCAGATGTCATTATGAGCGAGAAGGATATCTCCATCAACCTGCAGACCATTGTTGATGACGCAACCCAAGTTCCTATCCAAGACGCTGCCAAAGGCGCCGTGGGAGTCCTGAGCACCGAGAACCGTAAGGTATGGTCAGGCCTTCGAGATGTCCTGACCAGCGAGCCTGGCTCCAACAATGCGGATTCACTCGGAATTGTCGACACGGCCCTCTTCGTTCTGTGCCTCGACTACACAGAGCCTGCAGACGCTGCAGCCCTTTGCCAGAACATGCTTTGCGGTACCAGCGAGATCGAGAAAGGTGTTCAGATCGGCACATGTACCAACCGATGGTACGACAAGCTTCAGATCATTGTTTGCAAGAACGGAAGTGCTGGTATCAACTTTGAGCATACCGGTGTCGACGGCCACACAGTTCTTCGATTTGCTAGTGATGTTTACACCGACACCATTCTTCGATTCGCCCGTACAATCAATGGCATGGCTCCTTCGCTCTGGGCATCTTCCAGTCCTGATCCCTCCAAGCGCGATCCTGAGAGTTTTGGAGATGTCAGTGTCACTCCCCGAAAGCTGGAGTGGGATATGATCCCTGAGCTCAGCGTCGCAGTTCGCTTTGCAGAGACTCGATTGGCAGATCTCATTGAGCAAAACGAGTTCCAGACTTTGGACTTCGGTCACTATGGAAAGAACTTCATCACTTCCATGGGCTTCTCTCCAGATGCGTTTGTTCAGATGGCCTTCCAAGCTGCATACTATGGGCTTTATGGTCGTGTTGAGTGTACATACGAGCCAGCCATGACCAAGACGTTCCTGCACGGCCGAACCGAGGCGATCAGAACCGTGTCGTCAGAGGTTGTTGAATTCGTCCAAGCCTTCTGGGCTGATAATCCTGTCGACGCCAAGATTGAGGCACTCAGGAAGGCGTGCCAGAAGCACACCGCAAATACCCGACAATGTTTGAAGGCCGAAGGCTGTGACCGACATCTCTACGCTTTGTTCTCTGTATGGCAGAGGAGTTTGgatgatgaccttgacaGTGGTTTTAACAGCAATGGCTACTCTAGCCCTGGAGATGGATATTCTGACCAAGCAGGGTCGCCCGTGGGAAGCCCAGGTAACGACTCGCTCCCCTCTGTTGACGGCGTCGAAGTGAGGCCTACACGAGATCGCGGCTACAGCGTCAACTCGAGATCGCGCGACCAGAACCCACTTCCCCTTCTGTTTGCTGATTCTGGGTGGGATAAGCTTAATAACACAATCCTTTCGACTTCCAACTGTGGTAATCCTTGTCTTCGCCAGTTCGGGTTCGGTCCCACATCAGGAGATGGTTTCGGTATTGGGTATATCATCAAGGATGAAGGGCTCGCTATATGTGTTGCTAGCAAACACCGTCAGACAAAACGCTTTGTTGACACCCTCGAGAGCTATCTTCTTGAGGTCCGTCGCATTCTACGTATCGATAATCGCAAGATGTCAACCGGAAAAGTGAGCCGCGCTCGCGAGGTGGAAATCGAGAGACCGAAGCTCGTGAGCCGCATCAAGTCTAGAGGTCGTCCCATCACAGCTGTTGAGAGCCTGCGATCTGCGACTGGCACAACATCCCCCACCAACGAGAGTAGCACCTTTAGTGAAGATGACGAAATGGGCGGGTGTAAGTTTCTCCTCTTTTAACCTCAAGTACTCTCGACATAATGTACTAACTTGATAACTAGATGGATTCTTCGATGCTGGTATGCTGTTACAAGCTCTCAAGGCTCGCAACGAACATTTTGAGTCAGCCGATACGCGCGCTTCAGACAGGGCTGCAGCTGCTCAGGCTCGCCGCCGTGACATTGGAAAGAAGCTGAGACTGAATGATTATTAATGATCATATCATAACGTACGTGTTTCATTGCATAGCGTGGTCATGGATCTTGCATGGAGTTAAAGGGGGCTGGCTCATGTTTTATGTCAAGACACCGAGGTGTAAGCACTGAAAGTAATGAATTTACAGTTTTTGATATTTGTAACGAAGGCATATATATACATGCGCCTCGTCTAATTGCGACAAGATGTTCTCACAAGTACTAAGTCATCGGCTATCGAATAATGTAGCGTTGCCTGTTCCAGAAAAAACTGAGCACCGAAAGGTTGCCCTTCTTTTGAAG is a genomic window containing:
- a CDS encoding related to putative multidrug transporter, yielding MISLARKAIKANQQRKQAQTNQAPMELQETGSDATKHAPQQPQCRHMEAYESTSGKCAACASEKKAARIYRWKIILGLVAPFALQALDSTIIASALPWIASDFGEISQLNWIVSAFNLTSAAFIPFWAQMADVFGRNASINAAIILMLIGSALCTGAPTNAFPVLLLGRGFQGLAAAGLNVVVRTILADRVSLQENAKNWAIFSLVGGVSYGLGPVIGGYLTNSDWRWCFAINLPIAAVALIIVFFVLRKELLGPQPIPELNETAETGRRTKFVARLKTVDIGGQLLFIFGFGLVILALTWGGATYSWSSPAVIVPLVLGIIFASIFCYWEYLLAPGNTMAEKLPWQRAMLPWELISNRDIGLLFYCECATGIGMYAVLYFCNIYFIAVRGYDSDKAGVQLLYFVPGLGVGVYICSFMCNKWPRMTFPCIFLGTLTEAVGLGVLAWAIYANRLSVIYGMMALVGCGSGMRFMASPLHGIGLFRHLRASVIGLMAVAIPFGGTIGLTIMSTVFNNTSGLDSHSDLSSVHSSTGGAADEQAVHQAKMGVVWAFVAVTPLVALAFPITWFIGNVKLGQGPPGEDGPTDIVVKGSYLLKLVRGQEKLKIEKNAYRLNSSHSGAWSEAVASDQSVNASRPLQGSHQV
- a CDS encoding probable carnitine acetyl transferase FacC, with amino-acid sequence MTQVRTFTPPQPLGDRLSDPTSAPNPAGSTVPRTLPDIPELAQPRRNSPPKLSGDYTRVPMANYNESRKDGGITFSGQDKLPKLPIPELEATCKRYLEALKPLQTAREHAETQHAVNEFLKSDGPDLQEKLKAYAQGKTSYIEQFWYDSYLNFDNPVVLNLNPFFLLEDDPTPARNDQVTRAASLVVSSLEFVRAVRKEELAPDKVKGTPLCMYQFSRLFGTARVPTEEGCQIEQDPESKHIVVMCHGQFYWFDVLDDNSDVIMSEKDISINLQTIVDDATQVPIQDAAKGAVGVLSTENRKVWSGLRDVLTSEPGSNNADSLGIVDTALFVLCLDYTEPADAAALCQNMLCGTSEIEKGVQIGTCTNRWYDKLQIIVCKNGSAGINFEHTGVDGHTVLRFASDVYTDTILRFARTINGMAPSLWASSSPDPSKRDPESFGDVSVTPRKLEWDMIPELSVAVRFAETRLADLIEQNEFQTLDFGHYGKNFITSMGFSPDAFVQMAFQAAYYGLYGRVECTYEPAMTKTFLHGRTEAIRTVSSEVVEFVQAFWADNPVDAKIEALRKACQKHTANTRQCLKAEGCDRHLYALFSVWQRSLDDDLDSGFNSNGYSSPGDGYSDQAGSPVGSPGNDSLPSVDGVEVRPTRDRGYSVNSRSRDQNPLPLLFADSGWDKLNNTILSTSNCGNPCLRQFGFGPTSGDGFGIGYIIKDEGLAICVASKHRQTKRFVDTLESYLLEVRRILRIDNRKMSTGKVSRAREVEIERPKLVSRIKSRGRPITAVESLRSATGTTSPTNESSTFSEDDEMGGYGFFDAGMLLQALKARNEHFESADTRASDRAAAAQARRRDIGKKLRLNDY